A region from the Canis lupus dingo isolate Sandy chromosome 9, ASM325472v2, whole genome shotgun sequence genome encodes:
- the LOC112672987 gene encoding ketosamine-3-kinase isoform X1, with the protein MEALLRRELGCDFVRATGHSGGGCISQGQSYDTDRGRVFVKVNSKAEARRMFEGEMASLTAILRTDTVRVPKPIKVLDAPGGGSALVMEHVDMRALDSHAARLGTQLADLHLENKRLGETLRKEASTVGKGGGQVDRAFVDKFGFDVVTCCGYLPQVNDWQDDWVTFYARQRIQPQMDMVEKGSGDREARELWSALQLKIPDLFRDLDIVPALLHGDLWAGNVAEDSSGPVIFDPASFYGHAEYELAIAGMFGGFGRSFYSAYHGAIPKAPGFEARLQLYQLFHYLNHWNHFGSGYRGSSLNIMRNLVR; encoded by the exons ATGGAGGCTCTGCTGAGGCGGGAGCTGGGCTGCGACTTCGTCAGGGCGACGGGTCACTCGGGGGGCGGGTGCATCAGCCAGGGCCAGAGTTACGACACGGACAGGGGACGCGTGTTTGTGAAAGTGAACTCCAAGGCGGAG GCCAGAAGAATGTTTGAAGGTGAGATGGCAAGTCTGACCGCCATCCTGAGGACGGACACGGTCCGGGTGCCCAAGCCCATCAAGGTCCTTGATGCCCCGGGCGGCGGCAGCGCGCTGGTGATGGAGCACGTGGACATGCGGGCTCTGGACAG CCATGCCGCCAGGCTGGGAACCCAGCTCGCAGACCTACATCTGGAGAACAAGAGGCTTGGGGAGACGCTCCGGAAGGAGGCCAGCACCGTGG GGAAAGGAGGCGGGCAGGTGGACCGGGCCTTTGTGGACAAGTTCGGGTTTGACGTGGTGACATGCTGTGGATACCTCCCCCAG GTGAATGACTGGCAGGACGACTGGGTGACCTTCTATGCCCGGCAGCGCATTCAGCCCCAGATGGACATGGTGGAGAAGGGGTCTGGGGACAGGGAGGCCCGGGAACTCTGGTCTGCTCTGCAG CTGAAGATCCCTGACCTGTTTCGTGACCTGGACATCGTCCCGGCCCTGCTCCACGGGGACCTCTGGGCCGGAAACGTCGCGGAGGACTCCTCCGGGCCTGTCATCTTCGACCCGGCTTCCTTCTACGGCCACGCGGAGTACGAGCTGGCGATAGCCGGCATGTTCGGAGGCTTCGGCCGCTCCTTCTACTCTGCCTACCACGGCGCCATCCCCAAGGCCCCGGGCTTCGAGGCTCGCCTGCAGCTCTATCAGCTCTTCCACTACTTGAACCACTGGAATCACTTTGGATCGGGGTACAGAGGGTCGTCCCTGAACATCATGAGGAACCTTGTCAGATGA
- the LOC112672987 gene encoding ketosamine-3-kinase isoform X2: protein MFEGEMASLTAILRTDTVRVPKPIKVLDAPGGGSALVMEHVDMRALDSHAARLGTQLADLHLENKRLGETLRKEASTVGKGGGQVDRAFVDKFGFDVVTCCGYLPQVNDWQDDWVTFYARQRIQPQMDMVEKGSGDREARELWSALQLKIPDLFRDLDIVPALLHGDLWAGNVAEDSSGPVIFDPASFYGHAEYELAIAGMFGGFGRSFYSAYHGAIPKAPGFEARLQLYQLFHYLNHWNHFGSGYRGSSLNIMRNLVR, encoded by the exons ATGTTTGAAGGTGAGATGGCAAGTCTGACCGCCATCCTGAGGACGGACACGGTCCGGGTGCCCAAGCCCATCAAGGTCCTTGATGCCCCGGGCGGCGGCAGCGCGCTGGTGATGGAGCACGTGGACATGCGGGCTCTGGACAG CCATGCCGCCAGGCTGGGAACCCAGCTCGCAGACCTACATCTGGAGAACAAGAGGCTTGGGGAGACGCTCCGGAAGGAGGCCAGCACCGTGG GGAAAGGAGGCGGGCAGGTGGACCGGGCCTTTGTGGACAAGTTCGGGTTTGACGTGGTGACATGCTGTGGATACCTCCCCCAG GTGAATGACTGGCAGGACGACTGGGTGACCTTCTATGCCCGGCAGCGCATTCAGCCCCAGATGGACATGGTGGAGAAGGGGTCTGGGGACAGGGAGGCCCGGGAACTCTGGTCTGCTCTGCAG CTGAAGATCCCTGACCTGTTTCGTGACCTGGACATCGTCCCGGCCCTGCTCCACGGGGACCTCTGGGCCGGAAACGTCGCGGAGGACTCCTCCGGGCCTGTCATCTTCGACCCGGCTTCCTTCTACGGCCACGCGGAGTACGAGCTGGCGATAGCCGGCATGTTCGGAGGCTTCGGCCGCTCCTTCTACTCTGCCTACCACGGCGCCATCCCCAAGGCCCCGGGCTTCGAGGCTCGCCTGCAGCTCTATCAGCTCTTCCACTACTTGAACCACTGGAATCACTTTGGATCGGGGTACAGAGGGTCGTCCCTGAACATCATGAGGAACCTTGTCAGATGA